One Eurosta solidaginis isolate ZX-2024a chromosome 1, ASM4086904v1, whole genome shotgun sequence genomic window, tggatacccatattgtacaaacgcattctagagtcaacccaggtccacctttataacgatatcccgaaaaggcgtgcGCCTATAGGACTgagacccattcccttttaaaatactcattaacacctttcatttgatactcatatcgtacaaacaaattccagagtccccctggtccacctttatggcgatatttcgaaaaggcgtccacctatagaactatggcccactccctcttaaaatactctttaataccttccatttgatacgcatgtcatacaaacacattccaggattaccctaggttcattttcctacatggtgattttcccttattttgaatccatagctctcaactgagtatgtaatgttcggttacacccgaacttatccttccttacttgttcttatttacttttaaaataaatccatTTTTTACTGTCGGCCGTTCATATATGATATAACAAGGGTTGTACATGTTGTTATCAAAttattaaaaacctttttttcttttgttcgaaaaatttatatttacgaaTTTATCCCTAGTACTTTTACTAACCTAACGCAATAACTTGTTACGTATATCTAGttacacctttttcaatttctttccaACAGGTTCGGATGGTGATATCGCCGGTTCGAGTTCGGAGAATGATGAAAGTCGTTTGAATAACATTAACAAGAAGCATGGTGCATCTCCTTTTGGACGACGACATTTCCCACGAGACTCGGGCTGTTACGAAGGCTCACCTGTACCCACCTCACAAACATCTACACAAAATATACCCTCCACCGATGAATCTAACAGTCTCGACGATGTTGTCACCAAATGTTCCAGTGAGATAATGAAACGTGTAGAAAGTGCCCGTCGTCAAAAGGATAATCCATTCAAAACTGGCCTCTCAGCAAGAGTCGGTAAGAAGGCGTTGTTAGGTGGCAGCCTAATGGGCGAAGACACATTAACACGTGGCGGTGGACTAAGTGAGAAATCAAGTGATTCTGGAGTAAGCAGTAGTTCGCTATCTTCTGGACCAATGAAGAATAGCACTTAACATTTACCAACTATACTCGCCCATGAGCTGATGCTTGCTGTCGGTCTACCTGGATCAGGTGTGGTTGGTATTCCAGACAGCGGCAGCATTGGCGGGGCGTTAGGTGGCGGTGGCGCTACTTCACCCACCACATCTACCGCATCGGCGGGTATCGTTGGTTGTGGCAGCGGTAGCAGTAGTGGTACTCTAGGCAGCAACATTGGCAGCGGTGTATTATTGGGATCCGCATGCAATACACTACCACATCCACCATCTTCTGCTGCAGCAGCTGCTGCTGTATCCAATGTGCTAGCAGCAGCATCGGCCACATGTAGCGGTGTGGGTAGTGCAACAGCAAAtttgaatagaaatttagtaataCTTCGAAATCATTTACGAAAGAATACAAACACAACACCATTAGCGACGGTATCATCTGGTGGTGTGCCAGCGACAGGTGTAGCTACTGTCACCAATATGAGCATGTACAATGATATTACACCCACCAACAATactaatacaaatatatttagCAGTACAATCGACTGCACACACACCAACAACGTTAATACTAATTTGGATACAGACCAATAGCGCAATAGTAATTGCAATCATTATTTTAATTTAGCTCATAAATTACGAtatattaattaagttaaataaatgCGTTTGATAAAAACTAAGAGAGCAAGAAataagaaattttattttaataattatttaaattttatagctGCGCAAATATTTTTTgtagtatatgtacatacataaatatggaTGTTCGCGGATTAATGTGATCGCGTATTCGAATGCATGTTTATACCGTAAGTGATGGGTTAATTGAGTTCAAATGTAcagtaagtaaaaaaaaacattatataaacatataaaatacaTTAGCGCACATTTTTTACCAAATCACAAACTGTTTAAAACTAACGCTTTGTATTTGTAATTTGAGTATTTACTCAGGTGATGGCATTTAATAAAAAAgcatttaattattaattatatatatatttataaatattttaaaattaagtattttatatttttgccaATGCAGACAATGAAATGAAtactacatacttacatacatacaattgtATAATTTGCATTTATGTATGACCTTAATACATCGGGAAACATATTagccacagcaacaacaacacataatcaaatacataaatatgttaACATAATGAAACGTGATATTTCAATACGTCCATGATTTTAGTTTGCAATTTGCcgttaattttttatgtatttttttgggTATTACGTAGTTACAAGTGTAATTTattcatttaattatttattaatttttttagtttactAGAGTTCAAATCATTTTAAATAACATTAATATACCCCAATTACTCGCAGTAACTAaaacatatttacacacatacattgaACTTTAACTCGTCCTATACATAAAATGTTTTTAACAAATATTACATAACATTTACTGCCTTCCACATTGACTATAAAAACTTCGCCCTTACCATAGTTTTATATATTACTTGCTAGCAGtgtctgcatagacgtcaaaattacaaattgtaccgatcacctgattttgaATTGACTATTGTGGTCTCactctgtatctctttctatcacccgctgaagatagccggccctatgcgccgccattttgaacatcctgtcaaaacgctgccaaaacgctaaaaTGTAGCTATCTTGAACGTCCTATCAGGCAGCTGACGgacaagatatcacacttgttttatccacaatggtaaCAATgctgaaacaataaaaaaaattcttatcaTCATGAAAAAAATTGGTACATTGTTGAATACTTGCCTTCAGGTAACTCAAATTCAGTCAATGTTTTTATGCGAATCATTTGTAGGAGTATTGAAGATCATTGATATCGGTTCATTATATATGACCcgtcctatgaaaaggtggcttatgactcaaacaaGAAATTGAGAGAAACAGCTATTACAGATAAACAAtgtatttcttcagtttcttagtagttttcgtttttttttttttttttttttgagtcataagccaccttttcacagGCCGGGTCACATACATTATTAGCCCCTGGACAATAGAAAGAATAAtggttgaaaatttttaatttaattttttcaagctAATTGACAATATTTGATAAAAGTGACCGCCATTGTAAAGAGACTATGTGGCAAACAAGTGTTGTGTTCAAAAAACTGGTCCTCAAGCAAGACTATCGAATCTGTGATGGGTCACGGTTTGTAGGAATTCAGAGACATTTTGAAATACTTTAAGGACTTTAGATATACTTGGTTGAATGAGGGATATTTTTAGATACTGGGATATTTAAGGAAAATGTGAGAACTAGTAAATTGTTTTGGGACTAGTTTCTTgatcatttatgtatattttaccAAACTCCTTTGGTTTGTGTCGGAATATTTGTATGGTTATTTGAAGGCTTTTGCAGGATcaatttgaggactttttcgggatcaatttataattattttcggtataatttcagGACTCTTTCCAGATCATATTccattttcgagatatttttgtGATCACCTgaagactatttctggatcacttGTATATTCTTCTAGAACCACTctgaaattatttttagaaaaaagttgtctCAATTAGAAAATGtttggaaaaattttacttaaacctCTTAACTCCTACACTCTAAGACGATGTGCTTTGATCTCTTCGTTTCAGGGTAATATCAGGGAAACAGAAAAACCAAAAGTTTGTTAGATGTGCGCATATGCATATTTTCACAATTAACCAAATTTTAAAACTTGGTGTGTTTGCTAAAGAATCAAAAACAAACCAATTGCCGCTGAGATACAAAACAATTATTAGCGAAACCCTGTGCTTCAAAGGTAGGATATTTAAGTATTGTTTTGAACTTCGTAAATTTAGATAAAAATATATAGGCTAAACCGGAATTATAGTGATCATATTGCTTTTAATTTCAAGCTGCTCAAAATTATATATACTTATTCTTTCTTGTTGATTTTTCCAAGGgggtatttttattattttaatacgaTTTCCATTAGCTTAATCCtttaattatacaaaaaaatatacacCTTGATTGACCAATATGAACTGAAAGTCCAAAATGTATCTTCAAATGATCTGAAGAAAAATATTgacttattttaaattatttgaaaCCATGTGCGAATTCAAAACTACATCTCAACTCTGAAACAAAACAGCACTGGAAATTTGAAACTCTTATAATACATACAGCAGCGCGCATAATTTGAACAAAGCTTCTATGAATAACGTAAATAAAATTATCAAATACCAACGGTTTTATGATATTACTTTATTTTTGGTTAAATTCCAAGCTGTGAAAACTGACGAAATATTATCGAAAAAACAAATCACTATATGCATAACAAAAACTAATATTACGAACAAAATAAATGAGCGAGACATGTCATTgtttatttttcgtaaattttttaaagttaaataaaataaagcggACAAAATATTGCTTTCTTGTTTGCTTCAATTCAAAGCGAGTCGCCGTGCAGAAGCatgtcaaatgaaaaaaaaacattgacTTGCAAAGCGAATTTAGTACAGTATAGATTCATCTTGaatgatttcgattaactgacatcttgttgtacaaggcgttggttggaaattattaagaagaagcaatcagctgatagAATAACCCCACGTCatactgggcccgtattacgtgttacgatcagtgactgaaaatcattttcacccaagcgataactatgcaactgtcaaagtTTTCCTAAAAGTTACAATAAAGTATGGTTCTAACGATTACTATTTGTCactagttcaaatatgccattcgtccgatccaccatttcagagctattgtgttttaaaaaataagtttcgatcacggatcataACACGTAGTATGGGCGTGAATTTCTTCAGTTATTTCACCAGCACGTTGATTTTCGTTTCATCTTTgcacacaaattttcaaaataaaatacggTGGTTTTtcagaaaataacacaaaaaaacaCAGCTGAATGGCAAAAAAACTGACCGAAATGTAAGCTTAATCGTTTTGTTTTCACAAGCTAGTTTGTATTCTTCTTGTTTTTCGTTAGTTTTTGGAATAAAGTTTATACACTTGCTAGTAATGGTACTGGGAGGGTGGGTgacaaaaaatttgagaaaaatataAGACCACTacagaaataatataaaaattacgGCCGTGGTTTTACAGTAGGGGACCGCAAAACTAAGGAATAATTTTCCttaaattaatgaaaagtttcataaaaaaacaaattcttattcattatattgaaattttcctcaatttaaagaaaGTTTACTTGGGAAATGTTTTCCTTATTTTGGGTAAGTGTTCCTTTCGGAGTGTAGgtaaaacgaatttcaaaaatgcttaaaaaaaatttacgaaaaatccaagttttatttttaactttttgaatattttttaataatcagTTTTATAGCTCAATGCATTTAAGTCTAAagaagtacaagttataggtcttaaaaaaataaaactatacgCCCCTCAtgtgaaagaaaatttaaaacatctttctttaaaaaaaaattttcataaataaaaaggaaatataaAAGGCCCATAACTTATACGTTTCAAGAATAAAATTGACATTTACTGGAACAGCCGAATGGTTTGAGATGGAGTTGCATAGTTTAAGTAACCaaattaatagttttttgttattttaataatgaaaaataataaaaagaacttAGAGCTGCTGTAGTATATTAATAGCTGGAAAATACTCCAAAAAAATATGAATGTTGGTTAAAACTATCTAATTTTAAGCCTAAAGAAGATAACATCTTTAAGTTTTAATAAAAGACATCAAAGCTTAAGTGTATATAGTGCTATCACTACTTTTCAAGCTTTTTCGAATTACGCGtactaaatttttttctactttagTTGTGAACTATAAAAGATCATCAAAGAACGAGGTAGAAGTGATGatgtatcttaaaattttgagtTTTATTAATAGCCTTAAAAGTGTATTTTAACaacaaggccttgagctcaataattaaccaaaaaaatcttaaaatttcgttaaaaaaaatacCGCAATGATTGATAGTAGATTTTTTTATAGAGGAACTCCCACTTTTCATTGCTCCACTTTGCACATCTTAAACTCTCAAGAGTGATTAACAGAGCATTAAACCTTTTTTCTGAGtgttgaaagaaaattttaaataaaagtacatatactTAAATACTAAAGCATTGACTTtattattttcttctattttgttTAATTAAACTCTTCAATGCTATTTCGTACAAAAAAGCTAAAAAGCTACTTTACAAAATAATGTGAATCTCTAAAAGCAATATTGATATAAAATGTACATAAATGTTTAATGCAAATAATAAATAACAATAGGTGTATGAAATCATTATAAAATGGTCTAAGAACTTCCCTTCCATCAACTATACAACAACTAGCCAGAATagtgtacattaagctgggtcgatttattaacctatatcgcgccatcgatttttcgataggatttgggctcaggaaaaaaagttctttaagcatacccaaaaaaataattttcgagcctgcaaaatatgagtttttttacttcttttttctttgatttttaaggttttcttaatgaactacttaaaaaattttcatttgattttaaaattttcatgtataccctgtccgacttaaaactgtccgctaaaaactttggctataacagttttttgaaaaaaaaaaaaaataataataataatttttagggttttgaggagtgtttttttGACGAGTGTGATCTTGAcgagtttttcagacaaccatctacgCCCAATACCTaggcttgtggtaaaatttgatgttgctagctgtggcagaaatggggcagaaatggcgaaaaccctcttattgaacaatcggttgtatgggaggtatatgctatagtggtccgatccggtcgattccgacaaatgtcaaatcccccatcaaaatatgcctgcttaccaaattccatcaagatatctcaaaaattgagggactagtttgtgttcaaacaaacggacagacggacggacagacgggcatggctaaatcaactcagctcgtcccctgatcattttggtatacttattggtgggtctaatggaaacatatacataaaaagtgaTTTGGagctttgaaaattaaaaaaatcgatttcgaccaaaacaagtcccaaaaaccaaaaaaaaaaattttttttttaaactgttaatgccaacgtttttatcgcataattttaagtgggataggagctATGACATAAATACGTTATCATCAGCAACACTTtggcacgtttctgaagaaacccttaaaaaaaatggcgaaataaattttttcaccaaaacactcatcaacacccaaaaattattttatcgccaaagtttttagcggacaattttgaatcggacagggtatacatgaaaattttaaaatcaaatgaaaattttttaagtaggtcttaaaaaaaccttaaaaatcaaagaaaaaaacgtcaaaaaacccaaatttttcaggctcgaaaattatttttttgggtatgcttagtggaactttttttcctgagcccaaaacctatcgataaatcgatggcgcgatatgggttaactttcgtccatgcaaatcaacccagcttagtgtacatacatacataaattcacCATTATACTTTACCAAACAAACTTTGTATATATATGCTTGTAAGTATTGCTATCTAACTGATAAATAAACTTTTAACACCAGTAAAGTTAAATATTTAAGATTAATGTAAATGTTAAAGTCCAAATGTTGAACAAATCAATTTATTCAATAAGcaataatcaaaacaaaagaCACAACTACTTTAAGAAATAAGTTTTAAGCAAATGAATGTATTTGAGCGAAATATATATATAGCTATATGGATTAAAGAAaaattccttaaaaaaaaaattattgctatgTATGAATGGGAGTAGTTAGAGCGCAATAAGTAAGTGTTatgctattatttttcaaaaaataaattcaaaataaaacactttttgaaatgCATGTGCTATATGTTAGTGTGTTAGTAATGTGTAGATGCGAATGTTAGTTTacttaagaaaatatatatatgtgcgtACATTAGGGTGAACCTAataagcaaattaattttttGCTATTGGTATACTGAAAATATTGTTCTGAACAttgaaaaacgcaacatgtaaaaATGTAAGCTTGAGAGGCTTCGCTTCGCTATTTGTTTAAATTAGAAGTATATCGTCGCTcttaataataatatttcaatGAGGAGCAATACATATTCTTATTCTATTTCATGAAGGATCCACAATGAAGTTCTGAAATTATATGTTGCTAAGTTGAATCATTTAGAAGTTATTGACCGTCCGTAGTAAAAAGGCTCTAAAGTGTTAAAAGTGAATTCAGAGAAATACGAAGCACGAGTGTAAcgcttatttaaaataaggtccgttttcaccatcttcagcTAGTCAATTATAtataagttatcgaaattttcattttctccaTGCTTACTGTAATTTGGCGCCTTATttaagtgcaaagaaaaagtgtAAACAACAGGCCGCTAGTTTTAGTgtattcacaataaatttttccgatgtgttaaacaaatattcacaattatcgatttaacccTGGATGTGAGCACCCTGAAAATGAAAACCTCGAATCAAGCTAACCGAAGATGGCGAAAACGGCCCTAAATTAATATCTAGTTTCATTTTCTACACAACGAAAATTAATGAACATTGAACTACTAACTACTCATGTGATTGTACTACATAACTCTTTTCGGAGCCCTAAATAAGACGCGAACTACCTTCAGGTGCTGTAAACTTAAAAGCAGGAAAATAATAAATAGATTTTCTCTtttcttatgttttttttttttttgtcataaaataATTTGACTTGTACTGCTTTTTTGCTATTTTAATGTTTAAGTATaacattttcatagaaaaaagcAATAATATTTAAGCAGAAAACAGTATATTCTTGCCTTAGAAATTTGATTTACTGCTTTTTTGGTTTAGGAATTTAAGATACTTTCAACATAAAACTAATTTGCAATCTTGCTTTatcttgaaattttaatttttagccATGTCTTTTTAGTTAACCAGTAAATTGAAGTAATAGAAACTTATTGGCATCAAAATTGCTAGAAGACAACAGCATGTGAACTTTACTTCCTTCTTGCTATGGAGGGCAGTGTTATGGAAAGCTTACTTTCAACCTAATTTATTTCatctatataataaaaaaaacgtGCAAGAGGAATTTCGTATATATTTTTTGTGTGAAAAATGGTATCAGCCAAGAAATTTTGACATTTCCCTTATCTCTCTGTTCTCTATGAGGTGACGCCGCATGCATGACACGGAAATCAAACTCAGCAATGCATTTgaagaaaattaatatattcgAATTGAATATGCACATAAATTAAAGAGAATacacaaaaaagagaaaaaacacttttgctcaaatagaattgcaaattcCATTCAAGAAACTCATAAACATAGTCAAGAACTAATAAGACATATATTTCTGGCGCGCAACCAGAGctaaatgcccctattaccgtttacaactcaactctggttgggttgaaatttcgcaatttggtattacagattacaactcaacctgtcaaaaaaaatgttggttgagttgtctagtctaacaactttttgtggcattaccgttaaCAACCTtctgttggtgtagttgtcaaagacgtcagaatcttacaactgattactagcagttgtctcatataattttgcagttgttttgaaaaaatgtaatattttacAAGACAactaccacctaatttttaacaaaaattttcaaaattggtatcataagacacgtttcgacctccgatttaagaatctgaaaacaaaaattaaaaatttaatttctgtcatatcatttcggttcaaattttcatgtggttgttcgcaaaatttgttgtacacactaatgcagaaaggcgttggacccacccagggttatttttgcaaatcgcggccaaaggccgtcaacgcagaaaggtgttctgtgcaaaaaaactgtgggacgggcctcatatttcggaccgtCGCGGGCCATTTCgtgagtttttgtaaatatttttcgaaagaaataaaattttgaatttccgcattcgaatcctaaaaacagagatcgaaacgcgtcttttgataccacctttgataagagttagatggtgcacggtctcataaaacgtttccaaaaataaaacaaaaaatttaaagccggtggttaaaccttttttaaccaaacaataatcaacaattttgtacacatttatagaaaaaacaacgtttaaacgaaggattacattgaataactttttaacaTTATGGACCGACACCCCGTAGTtagacgaggctggccgcagttcggatgcagccaaaataggtgaaattatgggAGCATGAGTCCCATCGTTACTACCCAATACTCCTGGGAATTCTGTTGTAGAGtagaatacaatttttgctgtttgggttttaatccactgcGGACAAATATGCTCCTTAATAccatctaaaaccagtccaacaccaaaatcatttccatagcatttttgacagttgccgtcagcaaggaatcagagtgtggcgcataattttaaaataggggtacagccttccctcgaaatcgtttgcggaaatggtccttaattttgtttagtaatgaccaaaatgcttcctttcaaatctgcaaaataacttcatttgaagctcatcatttgtcacttaaacagtttcttacttggtgcttggtagtttcaagggattggaatgatcacgcgaatgttttccgtattcgcgacatgtcaatcaccaacattttcattataaaatagatttcacaTAATATcagttttgtttttaataacgaaatcacttttgcaaatgcttaaaaatgtccgccacaaattgatcagctgttcatttatctgtcaaatcagcactttctgaagttggcaactcaattcaacttcaactgaaattagttgtaattcgtaataccaaacaggagttgagttgtcttaaagttgagttgttttaattaccaCCCAACTAAATTGAGTTGTAATCGGCAATAGGGGCAAAAtgtgaatgtttgataaaaaatcTTTGGAAAGAGGTAGCAGATAGCGTAAGAGTTTTCTGTAGAGGTGGATACTACTTGACAAAcaatagtaaaaaatttaaatatttacagcCAAGCTTTTTTGTGTGATCGCGACATTATTTTCattatgccaaaaaaaaaaaaaaaaaaacatttttttcggcCCAACCTTATGTACCGGCAAGAGAACACAAACAAGTCGTTACGATACATTATTAGGGAAATCATTACAGTTATTATAAGTATTATACAAATAATTTAAATGATAAACTTGTAAAAGTTAAGCAAGATTTTAAATTCAATGTAAAGCTTTTTTTCATTAATATTTGCTATAAGTAAAAGAATTAACGCTTTTTATTtaatgtatttaaataaataatgtaCAACTATTCAACTAAAACCTTaacaaattaaaatagaaaatatatatttaaaaaaaaattataaaaatagatTATGAAATACGAAATTGGCGTGAAAAATAAATAGCATACgttataaaatatttcttatttaaaatttaagaacGTATGACTGTATATATGTCTAAAGAGTactttgtatgtatgtgaaataagggctattgaatgaaaattttttataaaaacaataaccaaatttatatttatacttCACACGTTAACAGGTCAAGGGAACTTTTTCATAAATGACAGCTGCATAATTTTTGAACTGCTTTTGGCTTTGCAATAAAATAGCATTAATTGTATTtgaagattaaataaaaaaattgtagggAAAAATCCGGGGAAACACTCTTAACTTTTGTTTTATTAAGACAGTCTCTAGTATGCATGGcttgctaaaatttttctttaggGCCTCGTCTATGGTCTATTGCGATAGATGACAAAAGTAAATTTGTCTAGCACCAAATTAACTTTTTTAAGAGATTAATAACCAAATCACACACATAGTTAACGAATTAATATGTGAAATTCTAAAAATTATTTTGCTGCAAAAAATAATAAGGATATTAAAAAAATGGGTAGTAAAATCAGTGGCGTGATTCGAACCTTTTTTCCATTTCAGTgatgtaaatttttttctgtgCTGTATTTTTTCGATGACATTTTGTCATGGTTTATTTATTTAAGGTTATCGATGTTGCACAATGTACTTTTCACATTCTAAACTCCAAGTTACTACTATACTACTAGAAATAGAAAGTGTTACTTCTTTTCAAACTCCAGTTagaattcaaaaacatttttataaagAGTACTGAAAATATTAACcttaagaaaaaaattgctaATTGGTTTCACTTTATCATTTTGACAGTTTCTTTTGTTtaacttaaaatataaaaatcgTAATTTTTTAAAGGTGTGATTAATTCATCTGCATACTTTTTTGCCAATGCGCCAAGCTGAGAAAAAGAAATTGGCCATTCGCACGATTCACCTGGGTTGGGTTTGTATACCATTGTAACTTTTCAAGTCTTAGATATGGAGTTGTCGAAATTTTTGACTACcctaatggcggccaccgtggtgtgatggttgcgtGCTCCGCTATCCACGCCGAAAatgctgggttcacgccccgggaaaagcaacatcaaaattttagaaacaagttttttcaatt contains:
- the LOC137238024 gene encoding uncharacterized protein produces the protein MLAVGLPGSGVVGIPDSGSIGGALGGGGATSPTTSTASAGIVGCGSGSSSGTLGSNIGSGVLLGSACNTLPHPPSSAAAAAAVSNVLAAASATCSGVGSATANLNRNLVILRNHLRKNTNTTPLATVSSGGVPATGVATVTNMSMYNDITPTNNTNTNIFSSTIDCTHTNNVNTNLDTDQ